One window of the Anomalospiza imberbis isolate Cuckoo-Finch-1a 21T00152 chromosome 12, ASM3175350v1, whole genome shotgun sequence genome contains the following:
- the PLA2G15 gene encoding lysosomal phospholipase A and acyltransferase isoform X1 — protein sequence MFLSAGARLLPRSGRSSFLSLLLLLLLCPGGGSAPRRRPAGPPVVLVPGDLGNQLEAKLDKPSVVHYLCSKKTDSYFTLWLNLELLLPVIIDCWIDNIRLVYNRTSKITKPPDGVDIRVPGFGQTFSLEFLDPSKRSVGSYFYMLVQSLVDWGYKRDEDVRGAPYDWRKAPNENEDYFVALRKMIELLYEQYGSPVVLIAHSMGNMYTLYFLNHQPQDWKDKYIKDYVSLGAPWGGVAKTLRVLASGDNNRIPVISSLKIRDQQRSAVSTNWMLPYNYTWPPDKVFVSTPTANYTLRDYWKFYRDINFEDGWLMRQDTEPLVYGMTPPGVRIHCLYGTGVETPDSFHYESFPDREPKIFYSDGDGTVNLQSALQCRKWVDRQKQEVVMFELSGNEHIEMLSNDTTISYVKKLLFGL from the exons ATGTTCCTGTCGGCTGGCGCCAGGCTCCTCCCGCGCTCCGGACGGAGCTCcttcctcagcctcctcctgctgctgttgctgtgccccggcggcgggagcgcgccgcgccgccggcccgcggggccgcccgtGGTGCTGG TTCCAGGGGACTTAGGTAATCAATTGGAAGCAAAGTTAGATAAGCCATCAGTGGTGCACTATCTCTGCTCTAAGAAGACAGACAGTTATTTTACACTCTGGCTGAATCTAGAATTGCTTCTGCCTGTCATCATTGACTGCTGGATTGATAATATCAG gCTGGTATATAATCGAACAAGTAAGATTACAAAACCACCAGATGGAGTGGATATCAGAGTCCCAGGGTTTGGGCAGACATTTTCCTTGGAATTTCTTGACCCAAGTAAAAGGAGCGTGG GAAGTTACTTCTATATGTTGGTGCAGAGTTTAGTAGACTGGGGCTACAAACGTGATGAAGATGTTAGAGGAGCACCTTATGACTGGAGAAAGGCACCAA ATGAGAATGAAGACTATTTTGTGGCACTTCGCAAGATGATAGAGTTACTGTATGAGCAATATGGAAGCCCTGTTGTGCTGATTGCCCACAGCATGGGCAACATGTACACCCTGTACTTCCTGAACCACCAGCCCCAGGATTGGAAGGACAAGTACATCAAGGATTATGTGTCACTAGGTGCTCCGTGGGGAGGAGTGGCTAAAACTCTCCGTGTGCTGGCTTCAG GTGACAACAACAGAATCCCTGTCATCAGTTCACTCAAGATCAGAGACCAGCAGAGATCAGCAGTTTCCACAAATTGGATGCTCCCCTACAACTACACGTGGCCTCCAGACAAGGTGTTTGTGAGCACACCCACAGCTAACTACACGCTCCGGGATTACTGGAAGTTCTACAGAGACATAAACTTTGAGGATGGCTGGCTGATGAGGCAGGACACGGAGCCCCTGGTGTACGGCATGACCCCGCCCGGGGTGCGCATCCACTGCCTCTACGGCACTGGCGTGGAAACCCCCGACTCTTTCCATTATGAAAGCTTTCCTGACAGAGAGCCCAAGATTTTCTACAGCGATGGGGATGGTACAGTGAACTTACAGAGTGCCTTGCAATGTAGAAAGTGGGTGGACAGGCAAAAACAGGAAGTGGTGATGTTTGAGCTTTCAGGAAACGAGCACATTGAAATGCTGTCCAATGATACTACTATCTCCTATGTGAAAAAGCTGCTCTTTGGTTTGTGA
- the PLA2G15 gene encoding lysosomal phospholipase A and acyltransferase isoform X2, whose protein sequence is MNLEPILVPGDLGNQLEAKLDKPSVVHYLCSKKTDSYFTLWLNLELLLPVIIDCWIDNIRLVYNRTSKITKPPDGVDIRVPGFGQTFSLEFLDPSKRSVGSYFYMLVQSLVDWGYKRDEDVRGAPYDWRKAPNENEDYFVALRKMIELLYEQYGSPVVLIAHSMGNMYTLYFLNHQPQDWKDKYIKDYVSLGAPWGGVAKTLRVLASGDNNRIPVISSLKIRDQQRSAVSTNWMLPYNYTWPPDKVFVSTPTANYTLRDYWKFYRDINFEDGWLMRQDTEPLVYGMTPPGVRIHCLYGTGVETPDSFHYESFPDREPKIFYSDGDGTVNLQSALQCRKWVDRQKQEVVMFELSGNEHIEMLSNDTTISYVKKLLFGL, encoded by the exons ATGAATTTGGAGCCCATATTAG TTCCAGGGGACTTAGGTAATCAATTGGAAGCAAAGTTAGATAAGCCATCAGTGGTGCACTATCTCTGCTCTAAGAAGACAGACAGTTATTTTACACTCTGGCTGAATCTAGAATTGCTTCTGCCTGTCATCATTGACTGCTGGATTGATAATATCAG gCTGGTATATAATCGAACAAGTAAGATTACAAAACCACCAGATGGAGTGGATATCAGAGTCCCAGGGTTTGGGCAGACATTTTCCTTGGAATTTCTTGACCCAAGTAAAAGGAGCGTGG GAAGTTACTTCTATATGTTGGTGCAGAGTTTAGTAGACTGGGGCTACAAACGTGATGAAGATGTTAGAGGAGCACCTTATGACTGGAGAAAGGCACCAA ATGAGAATGAAGACTATTTTGTGGCACTTCGCAAGATGATAGAGTTACTGTATGAGCAATATGGAAGCCCTGTTGTGCTGATTGCCCACAGCATGGGCAACATGTACACCCTGTACTTCCTGAACCACCAGCCCCAGGATTGGAAGGACAAGTACATCAAGGATTATGTGTCACTAGGTGCTCCGTGGGGAGGAGTGGCTAAAACTCTCCGTGTGCTGGCTTCAG GTGACAACAACAGAATCCCTGTCATCAGTTCACTCAAGATCAGAGACCAGCAGAGATCAGCAGTTTCCACAAATTGGATGCTCCCCTACAACTACACGTGGCCTCCAGACAAGGTGTTTGTGAGCACACCCACAGCTAACTACACGCTCCGGGATTACTGGAAGTTCTACAGAGACATAAACTTTGAGGATGGCTGGCTGATGAGGCAGGACACGGAGCCCCTGGTGTACGGCATGACCCCGCCCGGGGTGCGCATCCACTGCCTCTACGGCACTGGCGTGGAAACCCCCGACTCTTTCCATTATGAAAGCTTTCCTGACAGAGAGCCCAAGATTTTCTACAGCGATGGGGATGGTACAGTGAACTTACAGAGTGCCTTGCAATGTAGAAAGTGGGTGGACAGGCAAAAACAGGAAGTGGTGATGTTTGAGCTTTCAGGAAACGAGCACATTGAAATGCTGTCCAATGATACTACTATCTCCTATGTGAAAAAGCTGCTCTTTGGTTTGTGA